One genomic window of bacterium includes the following:
- a CDS encoding CTP-dependent riboflavin kinase, with product MFVAVERDRGGRAGAEDRDEDPEDDFDHFHGFASYAPRAAWAFSERGDKRRAAGASSGSAETRGAGRGAFFTSLEWFRDQFHSAIGFRPFPGTLNVRICDDDLPQLNSFLAKKDHEI from the coding sequence GTGTTCGTTGCGGTCGAGCGCGACCGTGGCGGCCGCGCCGGCGCCGAGGATCGCGACGAGGATCCAGAGGACGACTTTGACCATTTTCATGGCTTCGCATCATACGCCCCGCGAGCGGCGTGGGCGTTCAGCGAGCGCGGAGACAAGAGGCGCGCGGCGGGGGCGTCGAGCGGGAGCGCGGAGACAAGAGGCGCGGGGCGGGGGGCCTTCTTTACCAGCCTGGAGTGGTTCAGGGATCAATTTCATAGCGCCATTGGCTTTCGGCCCTTCCCGGGAACCCTCAATGTGCGCATCTGCGATGACGATCTGCCGCAGTTGAACTCCTTTCTGGCGAAGAAGGATCACGAGATCAT